AATCTGTCTCAAGCAGCAATCGCTCCGCTTCATTTACTCGGCAAAGATTAACATAGTCGATGAAGGTTCGGCCCGTCAGCTTCTTAAAGGTTTTACAGAAATGATAAGGATTTAGATTAACGGACCTTGCGGCGCTTTCTATGGTCATTTTGTCATCAAAATGGTTCTCCATGTACTCTAGTAGTGGCTTAAAACGCTCGCGATTAAAGGAATGACGCTCATTAGTTTGAACTATTTGAAACAATGTCGCGGCGGAAGCTTTATACCTAATCCGCTTTAACCGTTGAGGGGAGGAATTATACAGCACAGTATCGTGTAGCGGTTGCAGGCTGCGGTGGGATGGCTAACGCGTGGATTGAATACGCTTTAACACGTTCAGATACTCAGATTGTCGCTCTTGTAGATATACGGCTGGAGTCAGCACAAGCGA
The window above is part of the Paenibacillus sp. FSL K6-0276 genome. Proteins encoded here:
- a CDS encoding AraC family transcriptional regulator — protein: MFQIVQTNERHSFNRERFKPLLEYMENHFDDKMTIESAARSVNLNPYHFCKTFKKLTGRTFIDYVNLCRVNEAERLLLETDFTVTEIAGRVACDNPNYFTKLYKQYKGITPSGVRK